The genomic window GGATCACCACCTCCCCCGGCGCCAGCCGCCGCGCCACCTCGACCCCGATCTCACTGCGCCCGCCGAGCAGCAGCACCGTCCCATCCGCAATCCCGCGCGATCCCATCCGCCCAGTCTGTCATTCCCGCCCCACCCACCTGTGCCGACCCGGCGGCCGCATGATCGACGCGACATGGCCGAGTGATTTCCCGAGTGCGGGCTCGGTGATGTCCCGTTGACCATGGTGCGGGCGGGTCCTTGTGGGACGTGGGCCAGGGTGGCCGCTACGGTCGAGGGATGCCGACGATGACCACTGCGCTCTCCCCCGCCGCGCTCGAGTTCGTGAACGAGCGCCACCTCGCGACGTTGACCACGTTGCGGGCGAACGGGACACCGCATGTGGTGGCGGTGGGCTTCACCTGGGATCCGACGGCCCGGATCGCCAGGGTGATCACCGATGGGGCGTCGGCGAAGGTACGCAACGTTCGGCGCGGAGGTTACGCGGCGGTGAGCCAGGTGGCGGGGGCGCGCTGGCTCACCCTGGAAGGCCCGGCGACGATCCTCGACGCTCCGGACGACGTCACCGAGGCGGAACGGCGCTACGCGGACCGCTACCGGGTCCCGCGCGAGAACCCGACCCGCGTGGTCATCGCGATCGAGGTGCAGCGGGTCATGTCCAGCCGCACCCTCGCCGCCCCGGACGATAACGCCCCCCAGCAATAACTCCGCGGGGGCAGAGCTAACGCGGTGGGACTGTGGTCCGCTACAGGACCGTCAGCGAGTGGGGACGCTGATTCATCGACTCGCACCCGTCCGCGGTGACTACGACGATGTCTTCGATGCGGGCGCCCCAGTCACCGCGGAAGTAGATGCCGGGCTCGATGCTGAAGGCCATGCCCTGTTGCAGTACCAGGTCGTTGCCTTCGACGATGTAGGGCTCTTCGTGCACGGACAGGCCGATGCCGTGGCCGGTGCGGTGCACGAATGCCGCACCGAAACCGGCCTCGGTCAACGGGTTTCGCGCGGCGGCGTCCACCGACTCGGCGGTGACGCCGGGGCGGACGGCGGCTACGGCGGCGGCCTGGGCGCGTTCCAGCGCCGCGAACCGGGCGGCGATCTTCGGGTCCGGCTCGCCGAGCACATAGGTGCGGGTCGAGTCGGAGTAGTAGCCGGGGTCGACGGGGCCGCCGATGTCGATGACCGCCACGTCGCCGGCCTCGATGCGCCGCTCGGACATACCGTGGTGCGGGTCGGCGCCGTGCGGGCCGCTGCCGACGATGACGAACGCGGCCTCGGTATGGCCCTCCTCGACGATGGCGGCGGCGATATCCCCGCCGACCTCCGCCTCGGTGCGGCCGACCTGGAGGAATTCACCCATCCTGGCGTGCACGCGGTCGATCGCGGCACCCGCGCGGCGCAGCGCGTCGATCTCCGCGGTGTCCTTGATCATCCGCAGTTCCCGCAGGACGGGTGTGGCGGAGGCGGGCAGGCCGGTGAACGACGCGGCGAGCGGGATCAGGTGCAGGGCGGGCATGGCGTCGGCGACGGCCACCCGGGAGCCGACGTGCAGCGCGGATTTCACCACTCCGTACGGATCGGTCCCATCGACCCAGTCCAGCACCTGCAAACCCAGTTCCCCGGCCGCGGATCCCTCCAGCGAGGCCAGTTCCAACTTCGGAATCACCACCGACGGTGTCGCACCGTCGGCGGGGATCACCAGGCAGGTCAACCGTTCGAAGGATTCGGCGGCCGATCCGATCAGATAGCGCAGATCCGGGCCCGGAGTGATCAACAAGGCGTCCAGATGGGCGGCCCGCATCAGCTCCACCGCCCGCTCCAACCGCTCCCCGTAAACGTCCGCCGCGAACCTGGAATCCGTATGCGAGCTCATTCGTCCGACGTTACCTGGCCGCCCCGCCCAGGCGAACCCGAACTTCTCCACTCCCCTTCGCCCACCGGTCTTCGCACATTCGTTTCCTTGCACATCCCTCCGACGCGGGTGGGTTGAACCCCTTCATCGCACGGCGGTTGTTCGCACCTCGTGTCCGATCAGCAGGGGTCTGTCGGGGCAGGGAGGTAGCCTCAGCGCGTGACTTCTGCTGCGACTCCCGGTGGACCGCTGTTGCTCCTGGACGGGGCGAGCTTGTGGTTCCGTGCCTTTCACGCGATCCCCGAGAAGATCACCGCGCCCGACGGGCGATCGGTGAACGCGTTGCGCGGGTTCACCGATATGGTCGCGTCGCTGATCACCAAGCACGCGCCGAGCCGTTTGGTGGTGTGCCTCGACCTGAACTGGCGCCCGACCTTCCGCGTAGAACTGGTGCCGTCGTACAAGGCGCACCGGCTCGACACCGCCGCGGACGCGGGCCCCGGCGCCGAAGAGGTACCCGACACGCTGACCCCGCAGGTCGACATGATCCTCGAGGTGCTCGCGGCCGCCGGGATCGCGACCGGCGGCGCGGCGGGGCTGGAAGCCGACGACGTGCTCGGCACGCTGGCCACGCGGGAGAGCACCGACGAGGTGATCGTCGTCAGCGGTGACCGCGACCTGCTGCAGCTCGTCCGTGACACGCCGTCGCCGCCCGTGCGAGTGCTCTACGCAGGCCGCGGACTGGCCAAGGCCGAACTGTACGGACCCGCCGAAGTAGCCGCCAAATACGGTGTGCCGCTGGAGAATGCGGGCCGCGCCTACGCGGACCTGGCCACCCTGCGCGGCGACGCCTCGGACGGCCTGCCCGGCGTAGCGGGCATCGGCGAGAAGTCCGCCTCCATGCTGATCTCCCGATTCGGTTCCCTCGAGGCGCTGGTCGCCGCCGTCGAGGACCCGGAAACCGACCTGTCCCAGGGCATCCGCGCCAAACTCCGTGCCGCGGAAGACTATTTGAAGGCAGCGGCCCCCGTCGTCCGCGTCGTCTGCGACGCCGACGTCGAACTCTCCCGCCCCGACACCCTCCCCACCACCCCCGCCGACCCCGACCGCCTCCGCGAACTAGCCACCGCATACAACGCCGAAAGCCCCGTCACCCGGCTCATCAAAGCCCTCACCACCCGAACCGCCTGACCCCCCGGCAATAGTCGCGAGCCGAGCAACAGGCACCGCACCCGCACCGAACTCCGTGCGGCAGAGGAAGAACGCACCCGAATCGGCCAGTCGGCCGATAGCCACCATGATCAACGGGACATGGTGGTGGCATCGCCCGAGAGCATCCACCACTACGTCCCGTTGATCGTGATCGGTACCGGTGGGGGTGCGCGCGGATCAGGTGGCGCAACGACCAACGGTCGACCCACTGGGAGTGGGCCGACCGGGGATACAAGGGAGCCGGGGCCTAGTTGGGGCGGCCGACCTCGTAGGTTCCGTCTTCCTTGGTGATCTTGATGGTCACCTTCTTGGCTTCGCCGCTGACCTTGAGGTCGCAGTTGAAGGTGGCGTCGACCTTGACTTCCTGGCCGGACGGGCAGGCGACGTCGCTGACGTCCTGGATGCCGTAGGAGTCGGTGAGTACCTTCTTGACGCCGTCCTGGACGGCGGACTGGTCCAGCTTGTCCTTGGAGGTCAGCACGAGGACGAGGGCGACGATGGCACCGATGACCACGACACCGAGCACGACCAGGCCGATGACCAGGCCTTTCCCCTTGCCACCCGACTGTTGCGGCTGGCCGGGCTGCTGGCCCCACTGCGGTTGCTGCTGACCCCACTGGGGCTGCTGGCCCTGCTGCCAATCCTGCGGCTGCCCCTGGCCCCACTGTGGCTGGCCGGGCTGCTGGCCCCATTGCGGATTCGGCTGCTGCCCCCACTGCGGCGGCTGCTGGCCCCACTGTTGCTGCGGGGGCGGCGTCGGCTCACCCCACTGCTGGGTCGGCTGCGCCGAAGCCGGCGTCTGCGGTTGACCGCCCCAGGGCTGGGCCGGTCCGGTGCCGCCGGGTGTCTGCTGGCCGCCCCACTGCTGGGTGGGATCGTTGCGCCCCTCCCCGGGTTCGTTGGGTCCAAACGGGCCGCTCATCTGATTGCCTCCACTCGCATCGTTGTACACACGGTAGCCCCCCGCGTGGGAACCGACGTGCAAGCACTATTGATCCGTTCGCTGCGCTCACTCATGCGATTCCTCCGCCACGGTCGGTACGCGAAAGAAATCAAATCACAATCGAATCCGCTAAGCGGCGTCCACCGCGACGACACCCCGCCGGATCGCCCGCACCGCCTTCGCGGCGGTCGAGGCGACCTCCGGATCGTCGGCGGTGCCGTGGATCTGATCGAGCAAGTCGATCACCTGCCTGCACCAGCGCACGAAATCGCCCGCGGACAGCGGCGCGGCCTGGTCACCGCTGGCGAGCAACGACTCGGCCAACCCGTCGCCGCGGGCCCATTTGTGGACGCCGGTGACGAAGCCGAGATCCGGCTCCCTGGTGGGCGGGAGCTTGTG from Nocardia iowensis includes these protein-coding regions:
- a CDS encoding PPOX class F420-dependent oxidoreductase, with amino-acid sequence MPTMTTALSPAALEFVNERHLATLTTLRANGTPHVVAVGFTWDPTARIARVITDGASAKVRNVRRGGYAAVSQVAGARWLTLEGPATILDAPDDVTEAERRYADRYRVPRENPTRVVIAIEVQRVMSSRTLAAPDDNAPQQ
- a CDS encoding M24 family metallopeptidase, translated to MSSHTDSRFAADVYGERLERAVELMRAAHLDALLITPGPDLRYLIGSAAESFERLTCLVIPADGATPSVVIPKLELASLEGSAAGELGLQVLDWVDGTDPYGVVKSALHVGSRVAVADAMPALHLIPLAASFTGLPASATPVLRELRMIKDTAEIDALRRAGAAIDRVHARMGEFLQVGRTEAEVGGDIAAAIVEEGHTEAAFVIVGSGPHGADPHHGMSERRIEAGDVAVIDIGGPVDPGYYSDSTRTYVLGEPDPKIAARFAALERAQAAAVAAVRPGVTAESVDAAARNPLTEAGFGAAFVHRTGHGIGLSVHEEPYIVEGNDLVLQQGMAFSIEPGIYFRGDWGARIEDIVVVTADGCESMNQRPHSLTVL
- a CDS encoding 5'-3' exonuclease, encoding MTSAATPGGPLLLLDGASLWFRAFHAIPEKITAPDGRSVNALRGFTDMVASLITKHAPSRLVVCLDLNWRPTFRVELVPSYKAHRLDTAADAGPGAEEVPDTLTPQVDMILEVLAAAGIATGGAAGLEADDVLGTLATRESTDEVIVVSGDRDLLQLVRDTPSPPVRVLYAGRGLAKAELYGPAEVAAKYGVPLENAGRAYADLATLRGDASDGLPGVAGIGEKSASMLISRFGSLEALVAAVEDPETDLSQGIRAKLRAAEDYLKAAAPVVRVVCDADVELSRPDTLPTTPADPDRLRELATAYNAESPVTRLIKALTTRTA
- a CDS encoding DUF4333 domain-containing protein, yielding MSGPFGPNEPGEGRNDPTQQWGGQQTPGGTGPAQPWGGQPQTPASAQPTQQWGEPTPPPQQQWGQQPPQWGQQPNPQWGQQPGQPQWGQGQPQDWQQGQQPQWGQQQPQWGQQPGQPQQSGGKGKGLVIGLVVLGVVVIGAIVALVLVLTSKDKLDQSAVQDGVKKVLTDSYGIQDVSDVACPSGQEVKVDATFNCDLKVSGEAKKVTIKITKEDGTYEVGRPN